A portion of the Falco naumanni isolate bFalNau1 chromosome 9, bFalNau1.pat, whole genome shotgun sequence genome contains these proteins:
- the ANAPC2 gene encoding anaphase-promoting complex subunit 2, with protein sequence MEPPAGAELSAAWNTLSTALVPPAALGLAVPRSDAAQPLKDAELRAALDVLRRYDLHSVVEEWFVEVLQMDLQANIAPEFWNGIGQHENTAEEPQCSSLLLDAFGLLRRRLDPYLNSLELLERWTEAGLLLGTGAQTLQEKVYTMFKAILFFSTTKSFQEMIQQFYGRTFRIYMRQWKKGEEGRSERESSMSEDSDPEEGGGDSALCTGCSSKREQCWCPKAMEQFQQLNDILHRLHLLERVSADAVTTILHRMIEERMEQRCRGEYERSFLNEFQEWIEKVIGWLSRVFLQDGPLARSSAEASSTLKRWRCHVQRFFYHSYASMRIEELFSIIRDFPESKPAVEDLKFCLERTNQRHQLLSSLKSALETRLLHPGVNTSDIITLYISAIKALRELDPSMVILEVACEPIRKYLRTREDTVRKIVAGLTGDAEGSDLANELSKADPVTLENGQESDDDISEPGDWVPDPVDADPGNSSSKRRSSDIISLLVSIYGSKDLFINEYRTLLADRLLHQFNYNAEREIRNVELLKLRFGEAQMHYCEVMLKDMADSRRINANIRDEEEKLPEEERPPFSLVAVILSSEFWPLLKEEKLELPEKVKEAMEAYSKKYEKLKAMRTLNWKYHLGLVDLDVELADRTLSLSVSPVHAAIILHFQTKSTWTLTELSEVLKVPVTSLKRKMTLWLQQGVLREEPQGVFTVIEEEQKDQVEKVVLIDSDEEGDSAMASQADQKEEELQLFWTYIQAMLTNLESLSLERIHSMLKMFVMTGPVVTEIDLQELQGFLHKKVRDQQLIYSGSVYRLPKNCN encoded by the exons atGGAGCCGCCGGCGGGCGCGGAGCTCTCGGCCGCCTGGAACACGCTCAGCACCGCCCTGGTGCCGCCCGCCGCCCTGGGGCTG GCAGTCCCGCGGTCGGATGCTGCGCAGCCGCTGAAGGATGCGGAGCTGCGGGCAGCCCTGGACGTCCTGCGGCGTTACGACTTGCACTCGGTGGTGGAGGAGTGGTTCGTCGAGGTGCTGCAGATGGACCTTCAGGCAAACATAGCTCCCGAGTTCTGGAATGGCATCGGCCAGCATGAGAACACGGCTGAGGAGCCCCAGTGCTCCTCGCTCCTCCTGGACGCGTTTGGTCTCCTCAGGAGGCGCCTGGACCCCTACCTGAACAGCCTGGAGCTCCTGGAGAGGTGGACCGAGGCAGGCTTGCTGCTGGGGACGGGTGCCCAGACGCTGCAGGAGAAGGTCTACACCATGTTCAAGGCGATCCTCTTCTTCTCCACGACCAAATCCTTCCAGGAGATGATCCAGCAGTTCTACGGCCGCACGTTCAGGATATACATGCGGCagtggaagaaaggagaagagggaaggagcGAGCGTGAGAGCAGCATGAGCGAGGACAGTGATCCGGAGGAGGGCGGCGGAGACAGCGCgctctgcacaggctgcagcagcaagagggagcagtgctggtgcCCCAAAGCCATGGAGCAGTTTCAGCAGCTCAACGACATCCT CCACCGGCTGCATTTGCTGGAGAGAGTGAGCGCCGATGCGGTCACGACCATCTTGCACAGGATGATAGAAGAGAGGATGGAGCAGCGATGCAGGGGGGAGTACGAGCGCTCCTTCCTGAATGAGTTCCAGGAG TGGATTGAGAAGGTGATCGGCTGGCTCAGCAGGGTTTTTCTGCAAGACGGTCCCTTGGCACGTTCCTCTGCAGAGGCTAGCAGCACCCTGAAGCGCTGGCGGTGCCACGTCCAAAGGTTCTTCTACCACAGCTACGCCAGCATGCGCATCGAAGAGCTCTTCAGCATTATTCGAG ATTTCCCAGAGTCCAAGCCTGCTGTGGAGGACCTCAAGTTCTGCCTGGAAAGGACTAATCAGAGGCATcagctgctcagctccctgAAAAGCGCTCTGGAAACGCGACTTCTGCACCCTG GAGTCAACACGTCCGACATCATCACTCTGTATATCTCGGCCATCAAGGCGCTGCGGGAGCTTGACCCCTCCATGGTTATCCTGGAGGTGGCCTGCGAGCCCATCAGGAAGTATCTGAG GACTCGGGAGGACACGGTGCGGAAGATTGTGGCCGGTCTCACAGGGGATGCGGAGGGCTCTGATCTTGCCAACGAGCTCTCGAAAGCTGACCCGGTGACCCTGGAGAACGGCCAGGAGAGTGACGATGACATCTCAGAACCGGGGGACTGGGTTCCTGACCCCGTTGACGCAGATCCAG GAAACTCCAGTTCCAAGCGTCGGTCCTCGGACATCATCAGCCTGCTGGTGAGCATCTATGGCAGCAAGGACCTGTTTATCAACGAATACCGCACGCTTCTGGCTGACCGGCTGCTCCATCAGTTCAACTACAACGCTGAGAG GGAAATCCGCAACGtggagctgctgaagctgcGGTTTGGTGAAGCTCAGATGCACTATTGTGAAGTCATGTTAAAA GATATGGCTGACTCACGACGCATTAATGCCAACATTCGTGATGAGGAAGAGAAGCTTCCAGAGGAGGAGAGGCCACCGTTCAGCCTTGTTGCTGTTATCCTGTCAAGTGAGTTCTGGCCGCTGCTGAAAGAGGAGAAGCTGGAGCTTCCAGAGAAGGTCAAGGAAGCCATGGAAGCCTATTCCAAGAAGTATGAGAAATTAAAG GCCATGAGGACCCTGAACTGGAAGTACCACCTGGGCCTGGTGGACTTGGACGTGGAGCTGGCAGATCGCACCCTCTCCCTGTCCGTGTCCCCCGTGCACGCTGCCATCATTTTGCACTTCCAGACCAAGA GTACGTGGACGCTGACGGAGCTGAGCGAAGTGCTCAAGGTGCCCGTGACGTCGCTGAAGCGTAAGATGAcgctgtggctgcagcagggcgtCCTGCGCGAAGAGCCGCAAGGCGTCTTCACTGTGAttgaggaggagcagaaggacCAGGTGGAGAAGGTCGTTCTGATAGACAGCGACGAGGAGGGGGACTCTGCCATGGCCTCACAGGCTGACCAGAAAGAGGAAGAGCTGCAG CTGTTCTGGACGTACATCCAGGCCATGCTGACCAACCTCGAGAGCCTGTCCTTGGAGAGGATTCACAGCATGCTGAAGATGTTTGTGATGACAGGCCCGGTGGTCACCGAGATCGATCTACAAGAGCTGCAGGGTTTCCTGCACAAGAAGGTGCGGGACCAGCAGCTGATCTACTCGGGCAGTGTCTATCGCCTTCCCAAGAACTGCAACTAG
- the TPRN gene encoding taperin — MSSAEPPLGLGPRAQPAWKREILERKRAKLAGAAGGEPEPPAGERLVVAESLGPLRENPFMRLESERRRLRQGLPRHGPAAARPLQQLLELYSAVPGIRTIRADNILIIESQPDAAGCFAEGDAPPGRRRDPAAGPDPLRELLARRGAALAEIRADQVVIYEAAEPEAAEPGTVSRLLEKFGQRPRGRRRRGGEALSGLGPGGAAAPPAGGTRLPPRLGPEGAAACPPGCTPRPSPPQAALAPPCAATPQAVTPQPAAPQAVPAPTKAAAAPAAPRPSAPQAVPAPPKAAAPQANCFLHKIGSNSFTVTPRGLPPGGRIPEPSAPAAGRPAPPQGPPVPSPSAPHARANARRPKPEEAEAAPSPAPSATLAPSATLAPSATLAPSAPSATGSVQPLSASAPRAGGSFEIHPAPKPDLAAIPAHDLQAQALAKLRLNSRNSFLFVPRREGGPALPPAPSASTGPPSPEEKALKEPPRAPAPEQEEPVAAPPSPLDPSVPVTYIDDIVELDSGELSPRASSAARTGSLVDQPGGAGPHLEMEFSSVPLYRPHSAPHQRGGSTFTVVPKRKPVAPGLQALADAGGRPQREEEDEEEDSKGKSKVAENADGPQPGVSHKKRYPTVNEIEVIGGYLSLERSCMSKTGSHRKKMKISFNETSLQTMFEYPSESSLAEEEEEEEGHASEPEEDKSRTLYIPRPNSTLHPNTPNSADLSSYTPKHSVKFSEWQEQKYEEMPAAEGRLPKEADSHGNQVMLTPAEKGGLSDFSSEPALYF; from the exons ATGAGCAGCGCGGAGCCGCCGCTCGGGCTCGGGCCGCGGGCGCAGCCCGCCTGGAAGCGGGAGATCCTGGAGCGAAAGCGGGCCAAGCTggccggggcggccggcggcgagCCGGAGCCCCCGGCGGGGGAGCGGCTGGTGGTGGCGGAGAGCCTGGGCCCGCTGCGGGAGAACCCCTTCATGCGGCTGGAGAgcgagcggcggcggctgcggcaggggctgccccggcacggcccggcggcggcgcggccgctgcagcagctgctggagctgtacAGCGCCGTGCCCGGCATCCGCACCATCCGCGCCGACAACATCCTCATCATCGAGTCCCAGCCCGACGCCGCCGGCTGCTTCGCCGAGGGGGAcgcgccgcccggccgccgccgggacccggccgccggccccgaCCCGCTGCGGGAGCTGCTGGCCCGCCGCGGCGCCGCGCTCGCCGAGATCCGCGCCGACCAGGTCGTCATCTACGAGGCGGCCGAGCCCGAGGCGGCCGAGCCGGGCACCGTCAGCCGCCTCCTGGAGAAGTTCGGGCagcggccgcggggccgccgccgccgcggcggggaggcGCTGAGCGGGCTCGGtccgggcggggcggccgccccccccgcaGGTGGGAcccggctccccccgcgccTCGGCCCCGAAggcgccgccgcctgccccccGGGCTGCACCCCCCG GCCATCgcccccccaggcagccctggctccccCCTGCGCTgccaccccccaggctgtcacccCGCAGCCCGCGGCCCCCCAGGCAGTCCCAGCCCCCACCAAGGCCGCggcagccccggctgccccccggcCCTCAGCCCCCCAGGCGGTGCCAGCCCCCCCCAAggccgcagccccccaggccaaCTGCTTTCTCCACAAGATCGGCTCCAACTCCTTCACTGTCACCCCCCGGGGCCTGCCCCCGGGCGGCCGCATCCCTGAGCCCAGTGCCCCGGCCGCAGgccgccccgcaccgccccAGGGGCCGCCAGTGCCATCGCCCAGCGCTCCCCACGCCAGAGCCAACGCCAGGAGGCCAAAGCCGGAGGAGGCTGAAGCGGCCCCGTCACCCGCGCCCAGTGCCACTTTGGCACCCAGTGCCACCCTGGCACCCAGTGCCACCCTggcccccagtgcccccagtgcCACCGGCTCTGTGCAGCCGCTCTCCGCCTctgccccccgggccgggggctccTTTGAAATCCACCCAGCCCCCAAGCCCGACCTGGCCGCCATCCCAGCCCACGACCTTCAGGCGCAGGCCCTGGCCAAGCTGCGCCTCAATTCACGCAATTCCTTCCTCTTCGTGCCCCGCCGGGAGGGCGGCCCGGCTctgcccccggcccccagcGCCAGCACCGGGCCGCCGTCCCCCGAGGAGAAGGCACTGAAGGAGCCCCCGCGGGCCCCCGCCCCGGAGCAGGAAGAGCCTGTCGCTGCCCCGCCGTCGCCTCTGGATCCCTCGGTACCGGTGACTTACATCGATGACATTGTGGAGCTGGACAGCGGGGAGCTCTCGCCCAGGGCCAGCTCGGCTGCGAGGACGGGGAGCTTGGTGGAtcagcctggaggagctggcCCTCACCTGGAGATGGAGTTCTCCTCCGTGCCCCTCTACAGACCACACTCTGCCCCCCACCAGAGGGGAGGCAGCACCTTCACTGTCGTGCCCAAAAGGAAGCCCGTTGCCCCGGGGCTGCAGGCTCTCGCTGATGCCGGTGGAAGGCCAcagcgggaggaggaggatgaggaggaggatagcaagggaaaaagcaaagtcGCAGAGAACGCTGATGGGCCCCAACCAGGAGTGTCCCATAAAAAGCGCTACCCCACGGTGAACGAGATCGAAGTGATTGGGGGGTACCTGTCCCTCGAGAGGTCCTGCATGAGCAAGACGGGCTCTCACCGCAAGAAG ATGAAGATCTCTTTCAATGAGACAAGTTTGCAGACCATGTTCGAGTACCCTTCGGAGAGCTCActggcagaggaagaggaagaagaggaaggacaTGCTTCTGAACCGGAGGAGGACAAATCTCGAACCTTGTACATTCCACGCCCAAATAGCACTTTGCATCCCAATACACCTAACTCAG CAGATTTATCCAGCTACACCCCAAAGCACTCTGTGAAGTTCAGTGAGTGGCAGGAGCAGAAGTATGAGGAGATGCCTGCTGCGGAGGGGCGCCTCCCAAAGGAAGCTGATTCCCATGGGAACCAAGTGATG CTCACCCCAGCAGAGAAGGGCGGACTCTCCGATTTCAGCAGTGAGCCTGCTCTCTATTTTTGA